In the Mya arenaria isolate MELC-2E11 chromosome 11, ASM2691426v1 genome, one interval contains:
- the LOC128208017 gene encoding neo-calmodulin-like → MSDIFTEEQLEEYKETFSLFDKEGDGTIATNELGTVLRALGQHPTEADLSDLISTLEVEGHATVEFPAFLNILAKIIKDTDPETELTEAFKLFDKENTGNISNADLRRIMTTYGEVLNDEEVEEMIKEADTDGDGIVDYAEFISMVIQP, encoded by the exons ATG tcGGACATTTTCACTGAAGAACAACTAGAAG AGTATAAGGAGACGTTCAGCCTGTTTGACAAGGAGGGGGACGGGACGATCGCTACCAACGAGTTGGGCACGGTTCTAAGGGCCCTCGGGCAGCATCCGACCGAGGCAGACCTCAGTGACCTCATTAGCACACTAGAAGTCGAGG GTCACGCAACGGTCGAATTCCCGGCATTCCTTAACATCCTGGCGAAAATAATTAAAGACACGGACCCTGAGACAGAGCTCACAGAAGCTTTTAAA CTTTTTGACAAGGAGAACACGGGGAATATCAGTAACGCGGACTTGCGTCGCATCATGACCACGTACGGCGAGGTGCTGAACGACGAGGAGGTTGAGGAGATGATCAAGGAGGCGGACACCGACGGCGACGGCATCGTCGACTATGCag AGTTCATCTCTATGGTTATACAGCCTTAG
- the LOC128208015 gene encoding neo-calmodulin-like isoform X1, protein METQLTEEQISEFKEAFSLFDKDGDGTITSIELGTVMRSLGANPTEAELQEMINEVDADGSGTIEFPEFLTMMMRNTRQNDTQEDLRAAFTVFDKDASGKISGAELRHVMTNLGEKLTDEEVDEMIREADIDGDGEINYEEFVKMMLANTK, encoded by the exons atg GAAACGCAGCTTACAGAAGAACAAATTTCAG AGTTCAAGGAGGCGTTCAGTCTTTTTGACAAAGATGGGGATGGCACGATTACGTCGATAGAGCTGGGAACCGTAATGAGGTCGCTGGGAGCCAACCCCACCGAAGCCGAGCTACAGGAAATGATCAACGAAGTGGACGCTGACG GGAGCGGCACAATCGAGTTCCCCGAGTTCCTCACGATGATGATGCGGAACACGCGCCAAAACGACACTCAGGAGGACCTACGCGCCGCCTTCACCGTTTTCGACAAGGACGCTTCCGGAAAGATATCAGGGGCGGAACTGCGTCATGTGATGACGAATCTAGGTGAGAAGCTGACAGACGAGGAGGTGGACGAGATGATCCGCGAGGCGGACATTGACGGGGACGGAGAGATAAACTATGAGG AGTTCGTTAAAATGATGCTCGCGAATACAAAGTGA
- the LOC128208015 gene encoding calmodulin-alpha-like isoform X2, which produces METQLTEEQISEFKEAFSLFDKDGDGTITSIELGTVMRSLGANPTEAELQEMINEVDADGSGTIEFPEFLTMMMRNTRQNDTQEDLRAAFTVFDKDASGKISGAELRHVMTNLEFVKMMLANTK; this is translated from the exons atg GAAACGCAGCTTACAGAAGAACAAATTTCAG AGTTCAAGGAGGCGTTCAGTCTTTTTGACAAAGATGGGGATGGCACGATTACGTCGATAGAGCTGGGAACCGTAATGAGGTCGCTGGGAGCCAACCCCACCGAAGCCGAGCTACAGGAAATGATCAACGAAGTGGACGCTGACG GGAGCGGCACAATCGAGTTCCCCGAGTTCCTCACGATGATGATGCGGAACACGCGCCAAAACGACACTCAGGAGGACCTACGCGCCGCCTTCACCGTTTTCGACAAGGACGCTTCCGGAAAGATATCAGGGGCGGAACTGCGTCATGTGATGACGAATCTAG AGTTCGTTAAAATGATGCTCGCGAATACAAAGTGA